ATATTTGAATTACTTGATGAATATTACAGAATGGGTGATCACGAAGCTGCAGCTCAGTTGTTGACAGAAATGGGTGCTATGGCAATGGAGTATGGTTTGAGGCGCCATTTGGGTCGAGCTCTGCATCTGCTAGGAGAGTTACACCTCAGAAGAGAGCGACCCGAATTGGGAACTCAGCATTTACAAGAGGCGTTCTTCTGCTTCATGGGATCTACTCGTACTTGGCAAGACGTTAGAATTTCCTTGTTCAGTATTTACTTGCTTACATTAAACAGTTGTAGTACCTATTGCATTTCTACGAGAAATGTGCGACGATGTGTTGCGATGAATGCGTTTGTTATGAACCAATACAAAAGCTTCATCAGTTttcactagagctgtgctgagcaagcataggtaaatgaagtgtttccaTTGGTTCATGCCATGACAAATACATTTCTCGCAATATATCGTCGCAGATCTCTGGTGAAAATGCAGagaataattttaattgatttaaaaattactaataatgcAGGCAGAATGTAGAAAAAACTGGTTaagaaactagttttttttttcagccttCGACTGAGAATAATGTAGACAAATAAAGTTGCTTCGAAGTGCTTCAATCTACAAAATAATGAATAACGTcccttcttttgttttattaagctgCTTTGCGGCCATGGCTTCCTATGAAGTTGCAAATCACTGAAAAAATTAgactattatattatgtatgaattACGTAATTCACACAATAGtgataaaaaagttttaaaaaacgtAAATGCATGATATTTCCGAGATTAGGATGGTTGCTATTCCGATAACTTCAAATGACACTACGGTATCAGAATAAGTAGATTGATCATAccgatttaattattttaacaaattttgtatgtttttatgtttcATACAGCATCCTACAGCCGCACAAGCTAAATCAAAGGTAATGTCGACGCTAGACGTCATCTACAAAGCAGATAAAAAAGAGGTGTACGAAGAAGAAGCCGAACAGGCCAGGCTCATGATGGCGATATCAGCGGGTgattattattgattattttatattgaatgcTAAATGCGGCTGCTACAATCGAATCGACatcgtttaaaataaatatgtcaatGGAATTCACCTTAGTAAAAAAGTACGCACTTACCTATAATGTTGTAGCCTATCTGAAAGTTACTCcacacaaattaatttattttcgacaACGTTTGAGCCTGGCCATTGAACGCGAAAACGCTGCCCGTCTCCAGGGAACTATGCCGTCGACGGATATTAAATGTCTTGACAAAATGTCTacatttattcaaaataaattatggtCATCTTCATCAGCCTACagtagtccactgctggacataggcctcttccgtggcgcgccacaacactctgtcttcagcccctcgcatccatccgccgccagcgaccctcttaaggtcgtccatccaccgtgcctcaggacgccctacactacgttttcccgtccatGGTCtgcattcgaggactcgtctgctccaccattcatcggtcctgcgacagacgtggccagcccaacgccacttcagcgaactaattctttgagctacgttggtgactttcgttctttgtcggataatcaAAAAGTAttcaaccagtgcgtcctaccagttttaacctacggaaccgaaacgtggaccttgactgcggggctaatccacaaattcaaggtcgctcagcgagctatggagagagcaatgctaggggtttctttgaaggataaaatcggagatcacattatccgacaaatTATGTtatggtataaaaaaaataattaaagcaatgcatgaaaaataaaagtacctacttagtaataaattaaatatttaattgaagAAGAATTAACAAACGTTGACCATACCTAAATATCCTATGAATTTGCGCTAtgttccaccagagatgtgcgaggatgtatacgaggaatgtgtttgtcatgaacatcaatcaatagaaatgcttcattaaCCTATCTTCgtaaaactaaggttaccgacatagcccgaagaattgcgaaactcaAGTGGCAgcgggcggggcacattgctcgcaggactgatggccgatgaggTCAAAAGTTTCTCggatggcgtccgcggaccgggagacgagctgtcggtaggcctccaacaagatggagcgacgacctggttaagatcgcgggatcgcggtggatgcgagaAGCACAAGACCGTTttgagagccttgggggaggcctatgtccagcagtggacgtctttcggctgacatgatgatgatgaacctatcTTCGTTTAGCGCATCTCTAGTGAAAATAGCTCGGTGGAGCGAGAATATGTTAAACTATAACTAAGTATAAATAAACGTGAATGAAACTCGCACTccatcctcgcatatctctggtgcAAACGCAGCCTAAATAAAACTAAGTACGAATGATAATGTTTGATAATAGGAGGTTTATTGCTAATATGACTTCTAATTATCaattgtgtttaaataaatttgaatgttGTTCTATATTTATCTGTTATTATCGGCACTATTATGCAACCCTTATTAGGAGGCTCTTACTATGAAAGAGGCCCAAACCCAGCACCTTGATGTCATCTGCTAAAGAATATTATAGTATCTATTACATACTACGGATACGGATACGGTATTCCGTGCgctatgaaaaaatatttcattaagcTAAAGATTTATCGTGAATAATGCTGTAAATGTATAGGAAAGCAgagaaatcatcatcattatcagcctacagcagtccattACAATGCTGAAGATAGGTCTCCATTgcgccctgcagggctactacaatactcgaaattcgaagttcgtgtcgtgcggtccctctgacacttatactatttaatacgagagcgagaaggacggtacgatacgaatttcgagtttcgagtttcgtagtagccctgccgtcCTCgactagacgcatccagcttctaccagcagtctttcgcagatcgtcactccacctggcgtCCTACACTAAGTGTGCCTAGAAATGTCGCTGATTATTACATCTTTTCTTGATTATTCAGATTATTTCCTAGTATTCAAACTTTATTCTAGGACAAGAACGTATGGCCTCTTATTTTGCTTTATTAAGAGAGGCTGGAACTTGTTCCGTGGCACAAATAAAGTGTATAGAATGGAAATTATCAAACTCTCCTTGGTGGATTAAAAGGAACCATCACGATTTTTTGCCTTGTATGTGTCCAGCTCATAACCGGACCCCACTTGATGTTTTACGGTAAGAAaatcaattttcaatttttttccctTCACACTTGCGCGTTAAAAGCGCCATAAGATGCTCTCTCATCTCTCTCTCGCATTGGCTTGGCAACTCTCTAAATAAATCTCGGGGGCCTTTTCTCTTGTATTATAGCCcgagatttgtattttttttattgtttctgaCATAGTTCAGGCAAAATTCAAAACTGATAGATAAATTTCAATtctgtaattatttaattactttaattaaaattcgtCATGGCTATTTGCAAATTATaactatatataatttttttatatggttTGAGACTGGGAAAGGCAATGAAATCAGAGTTACAACCGTACCTTTTCATTACAAATGTGACGAAGAACATTGTATGATTCAATGATGATGGCCAAATTCAAATTccaaattgtttattgcatgtcacatCATGGTATGGAAATTATGAAACTCGATTCAGAAAACCCTTAACTTTTGACTTCGAGTTTCTAACATTGTGTCGTTCATATTTCCTTCTTTACATCCTTAAGAAACAATCTACTATGAAGGCCTAAAAACTCTcagtatattaaaataaactttaaactatttCAGAACAAAACTTGAAATGAAGAAAAATGAGGAAATGAAGAAAAATAGCCTTGAATCCGATGTATCGCTTATGAGAATGGAAACTGTAGAGGATATCCAGAAACTTCGAAGTAGCTATCCCCGTATGTAGTTCGGTAAACAGTTTTAAGGTCAATCACAAAATCGAGCATCTTTGCcaatttttattggttcatcataaaaagataataattaaCTATTTACAAAAATCATAATCCATATAATTTGAGCAAACGATACAACCACACAACCTGACACGATTGAGCAAATTACGTGTCCTTGCACCGCTATCGGGTCCATTTGTATCCTGTGAAGAATTCTACCACCATTTGATTCGTCGTCCTtaatatttaacaataatttagtcaGTACTGGTATCACAAGCTCTAATATAATTCTAAGAACTGCAAAAATGTCAACACttattacaaattaaagaaGGTACTAACAATTCATTAAATCGTTTGATTATTATTACAAAGTCCATGGATTAGCATGCCTTAGCAAAATTTTTGCGTGGCTGCAGCTTGACTTTGAAACCCTCAGCGCGCTTGAGGATGATGTCAGCCTGCAGTTTGAAGTCAGACTCCTTGAGGTCTGATTGTACGCGGAAATTCCTTAGGATCGTGGAGAGGATAATCTTCAACTTCAGCATGGCGTATTTACGTCCtgttgatgataatgataaatattaGCGGAAGTTCTTAAAGTTCTTAATGTGAAAAGTCTACAAAAGTGTGACAACTTACCGACGCAACTCCTAGGTCCAGCGGAGAAAGGCACGAAAGCGTAGTAGTGACGGTTGGCAGAGCGTTCAGGCAGGAAATTGTCGGGGTCGAATTTGTTAGGGTTGGGGTATACGTCGGGACGACGGTGCAGCTTGTATGTCGTGATGACTACGGTGGCACCAGCTGGCACTTTCTTGCCGTTGGATGCtgcaaatgaaaataaacattagGGTGAGCCCAAGCATAAAAGAGAGAATTATACGCTAATCGCTGTCTCGTGAGAACTATGCCATTTAACtggaataaaactatcctaagccCTTCCCAGGTTTTGAAACTACATCCATATCATATAATATATCaaaaaaacgtaacaaaaaatttaaccgactattttttgtagtaggttaaattttttgttataatttttttttcacgctttttagtgtaaaaggtctaagatacaaaattttaatgtcaactgctcgtcaccttgcATTATTGAGGAGGAccggtgcttcatcacccgttccatttcaccatatgcattacgatgagcttaaattgcttagcaactgtgttaaagtaattgaaattcaacccgtcaggttcttgttattgagtagtcgctccgttggtaaaatgtggtcttcatcattagttctacttcaccaaatgatgatattcaaaagcaaatgtacaggtactaaatatatcgaaattaccataggtgtccctacattatttgaagagttctctcGGTTTCCTTAGgctccaatcatcagatcctgatttggtgcttatggtacctaattgaaagcattcctagctgaacaaaaaaaattttttgaaatcggttcataaatgacggagttctgaggtaacactCATCAAAATAAATACGACCGacttgataacctccttttttgaagtcggttaataatatAGCGGTTCAATTGCGAAGATATAACAGActaagtaacagacagacagaccgtgTTACTTTTcgaatttatatattattatggattcacaaataggtacttacgcAGAGTGATATCTTGCTTGATATGACGAGCAATAATTGGTACTGGTGGGTACATTCTGAGGGTCTCCATCAGACACCTTTCGAGGTATTTCATCTCAAGCGTATCCTGGAAGGTGGCAGGGCGGTCGGAGTCTCCGAAGATCTGGTCGAGCTCTTCGATAACTTTGTCTTGGATGTCTTGGTGAACGCCCATCATCGACAAGAAGAAGCTGCTACCGGCAGCAGTGGTGTCATGACCCTAaagtaaaatatgaaattttactGTCCAtacaaaaaagtttgaaaaagtttgaaatgaaaaaaatagttaaattctTAATCACCTCGAACATAATGGTGTCGACTTGTTCTTTGATTTCCTCATCAGAGATAACAACTCCACTCTGAGAACTCTCCAAAAGCAGGTCAAGGAAAGCAAGACGCTTCTTCTGTCCAACATCATTGTCCTCAACGTCCAAGTCGTCTTTCAGACCAGCGGCTTGGCCGAAGGACAGACCCTCAACGGATGTGTCCTTAACGGTAGTTTCCGAAGATGATGAGCTGTCGTGGTACTCTTCCAAGATGGTAGTTTTCTTGCCAGATTTGAACTCCTCCTTCTTCCTTAAAATGACCTGAAACCAATTTTTTGTCATATTAGTATTTACTTTACTGACTTGTTGAAAAAAGTTTGGAAATGATAGTCATGATTAATACCTTTTTAGTTAGTCCGTGGATGGTATCAAGAAGCTTAGTTTGAACCTTGGCGTATTGTGTGAAGTTGAACAGGAATTCCGGTCTCAGCCAGATCTTGGTGTGTCTCAGATGAAGGATATCGCACATCTTCATTACAGCCATAGCGTATTCAAAGCCACTTTGGTCTTGGGTGCTCTTGCTTACTCCCATAGCGGTTTCTGTagcaaatattaatgtttatttccTCTCAAAGTGAAAAGAGCTATTAACCTTCAAAGGATTAGACGTGTTGCTTAACGAGGATTGTAATGCGTGCTTGTAACAGTCAGCGCCGCTGATGGCGAAAACTGCCCATTAGGCGTTGCGACGTGCGAACGTGGGGGGTCGCTAAACTTGACACGCGGTTCACCTTCTACACATGTTTCCTCTTAGTATGCCATAAAGTAGTAAATGTATGATTCTCGGTACTACTCGTATTATTCCTCTTTAAACGTATTATTATAAGGAAGTTGTTCCGCATAATTAGTCTAATTGCAGTTGTTTACATCGTCCGAAGGTAAAGCAGTGCACAACTGCACACTACGAGTATGCTCTAGTTACGCTGATCTAATAAAATGTAGGTAATCTTATCTTCGGAGTACACATACTCATATAATTGCGACTTATTCGTGAAACCTGATACAAAATATTTCCAACAGCATTTCAACACAAAGGACCATCCATCAGATCGTTGCAAATAGGTAGGAATTAAAAGCGTTTGACGTTATTCGCGATTTTATAAATATCCTTAGATGTGTCATGGAAAGCTGGTGAACTTTACAACATCCGATACAAACgggtttattatttaaatgagtCTGAACACGAAGTGGATTTGCTAACGTCACTATCAAATGACGTGTCATCATAATTGTTGCAAACTTATTATTCTGATAATCTGCTATACCTATCTGCGCAGTTTTATGGCAAGGATGTGTATGTATTAAATATTTCTTGGTgtaataggtatatattttcgGAACGTATGTGCTAGCTTCATTGATTTCGCAAATGGTTGAACATTGGCGAGCAATTTGCGCGAAGATCACGGATCGTGAATGCGGGCGATGCCTGTGTTGTCACCCGCGTGGACAGCGACGTGACGAGACATTGGAATAGCTTTTTATTTCTACTATAAGATACGTGGACCATGTCAAAATTTAGGGCGTTTCATTGAccaataaatacctaatgtAATGGTTACTTCTAAAGCTTTCAGAACGAAACAGTTTTTCTGTAGCGAAAAATCTGTATTTCTAATGTCTTTTCAAAATCTGATAAGCAGCTCGACGAGTTTGCAATAATCTCTTTATGATTTTGAACTATTCGccgatttgaataaaattggcATAAGCACGTCCCAGGTCAGTCAAACGAGAAAATGGTAATTTAATTTCGCAAGAAATACTTTAGATGATGTacttacagtcgagttcaaaaGTAGCTGAACAGATAAGTGCGTTGTGACTTTCAGTACCTAccaaaggtacctacctaatttgaaatatgacaaATTATCCCAGTACTTTGAGCTCAACTGTATGTGTACCTTTTACGATCGGTGTTCTCTTAGGCAACGATGCATGATAATAAACATGTTGTAAAATCTACAATTTGATTAATATCATTCAATCAACATTTGTTCGAATAGAAATATACGACGAGATTATCATCACTAataggataaaaataaaataaaccactCACTAGGTAACAGACAGGTCTTAACAGacaatttaattaataggtTCTTGATTGGTTTTCTAATTGTAAATATGACGAATATCCTTATCTTAGTGAATTAATGAATTTTAACGTGGGTTGACTTCTAATCATTGATGCTGTAGACATCAAGTTCCCTTTTTGTCTCATTTTGTGTGTTTATAAGTATAGATAAAAAACGTACCAAGCAGGATTTCGACAGTGCATTCACTCATGTAGTCATGGCAATCGAAATCAGCGCTCTCCTTCTTCAATTTTTCAACAACAGTTCTGGAATTGGCATTGAACAGATCGATGAAACTTTTCAGGACGTTCAAGTGGAAAGTCGGAGCGATCAATTTACGGTGAGAACGCCACTTTTGACCTGatgcaaacaaaaaaatgttagtgtttttcatattatgtacttactgCAAGAGGTACAAACCATGTTTGAGTACTCACCAGTACTGATGAGAAGACCGTTTCCAAGCCAGGGCTTGAAGAATCTGTAGTCGTCAGCCTTGTCAATGAGGACGTGGCTGCTGAGAATCAGTTCAACGTCCCGGGGGTCGTACAGGAACACCATCAGTCTGGGTCCAATCCACAGCTTTACCATACCCTGCTTGTCGTAGGACATGCTCTTGTTGACGAGGTTCTTGAAGATATCTGTAAAGTGATACGTGATGAGTTGATGAGAATTTTGTGAAGCATATCAATTTAACTATGCAGATCGCCAACGAGACATTTTTATTTTCGCATGATTTTTCTGTTATCAAATTTAAGTATGTGCAGATTTATCTAAAATTCTAGAAGTAGAATTTGCTTGTTTACCGTCTGAGCCGCCGGTAAATTCTAGTGCGTTTCCGATGAGGGGTAGGCCAGGGGGTCCGTCGATCTTCTCAGCCAGTTCATACATGTGCCTTCTGGACATTCTCCAGTAAGCGTACCATAAGATCAGGGCTGGCACCAGGAGCATGTAGAACAGGCTGGTTGCCGCCCATGTGCTGCTTGCGGCAACACTTTCTGCTGCTGCGTAACTCATCTTGGAAAGATTTTagatctgtaaaaaaaaacattagatcAATAATATTGATTAATGTACCTATCCGTGGAAAATCCCTTGTTTGTTATAAACTCGTGCATTGAATACGGCTCGAAGTCACGTATAgcacatcttttttttttaaagccttGACCAGTTTTTATATAGTAAATTACGAATGATATTTtaggaactcttcaaataccATAGTTACATAGCTATAAttaaccaaaaatatattttaccatCCAAAAGTTCAACATCATTTGCACTTCTTAAAAtaccaaatacctacctaccacagTCACTTGTAAATCATTGTGAGAGTtagcctaattttttttctgatataaaattgatattaaaaatgGTAAAGCACTCTCTTGGTCGACTGTACGTCACGGAAAATCTTCAAATTATTGAAACAGGTTAGGTCAGACTCGTGCAGTGACGACAGTGAAACTGGTctgatatgcaaatgtagtcgctgttattattattactaaattgattgttcaaattatttaaactaGGATAATACGTAATAAGATTACCTGTATATTCTATAAGTAATTAAAGCTTCATTGGctaaacataataaattataaacgtCAAAATTTTTGAGGGCAGATGAATCGATGTTTGGTTGTTTGTGGCTCTTTTACCTACACAAATCAAAATGGATTTTGATGACATTAGCCACATAAGTAGTTTATAACCTAGGCTTCTTTTAACTCAAGGAAATCATATAGGCTCTGCGGTATGGCAGCCCGAACCCGAGGAAGTTACGGGAAACAttcatatttaagtaagtataagttGGTTGCGAAGTCTTTGAAAAACGGAAATAGTTAAGTGTAGGTATCAAATGCAATAAAACCATGTTGTTTACCTTTTGCAATAGTTAATTTACTGTGTAGGTAAGCATATTATGATAACTATGTAGTTAATTATTACTATAGCCTCATAATCAAGGTACGGATAACTTGTTTTGCATCTGAAGGCACTTCGCAGTAACAAGCTAATTTAAAATCGCATATGAGGGTCCTGCAAATGCATAGTTGTAGGTACTGCAATTTCATAGTAGATATGACATCTGCAGTTTGAGAATGAAAGTGACAATGAAAGTAAATGTTCGGTATTAGAATACACTACTTATCTCCGTTAGTACGAATGGTACCTAtggtaatttaattgatttatgaGATTTTCATGAACAATTCaaacactcacacacacacacacacacacaagtacACAACTTTAAGACTCGAAGATAGCTGTAACTATGTGCGggattttgatttaattatgaACTTTTATGATATTAAAGGCCACTAGAGACGATCTGTATTCCAACAGCAACGATACTATGCCAACTGCAGACTGCCCAAATTTTTTCCACTGCAGTACCATTGCAGTTGGGAAAATTGTACGCTAGCTGCGATTGAAATGGGGCAGCCAGCCGACTCGGCAGTTCGCAATTACGATGCAATGGAATGTAGAACGTCTGTATGACcctaaatattttctttaatcaGATACGGCGTGTTGTATGATCGTGTATTTATTTGAGCCCAAGATGATACTCGAGATACGATATGCCAAATTTATACGAATAGGTACTCTTAGGGTGTGATATTAATTTCTTTGTCGACTAGGTAGATATTTCATATCCATAGACGTTTCTTAAATTATTGTATCTATAACTCTTGGAATTATACGCTACAACCTGTTGCCCGCGaatccgttcgcgtagaattatGCAACCGccggaactatgcaattatccgggataaaaactatcctatgtccttccccgagattcaaactatctgtgtaccgaatttcatcttaatcggctcagcggttttggcgtgatggagtaacaaacaaacaaacaaaaaacaaacagactttcaaacttttgcatttataatattagtgggataactATTCGACCCCGATAAAGTTTTATTGAATAACTATTTAAGTTCATAAACAACTATCTCGTCTATGTTGTGAAACGTTTGCTTGAAACATCGTGAGTCTTTAAAATTGGCAGTAAACAATATTGACCTTCATCTAATAACTGAGCGAAATCTATAATTTAGTTTCTTTCACAAGGGTTTACGAAATGCGACATAATTATGTCGAAATTAAAATGTGACTTTTTTGCTCTTTAATATATGAGTTCAAAAAAGCTTTACGTGATTCACCAAATACTTGTTCACCAAATAATAAGTATAGGaaaagtacataattatttaatataggtTAAACATTGACAATTAGTTTTTAACGAATGGATTTCTCAGGTTTCATTCATAGTTTTAGCTGCGAAACAAAATTTTAAGCTTTCTTTCATTCAACGTTTTGTTATATCAATATTAGTTCATCCATTTAAAACTTAAAGCTTTACTTAAATATGCCATTGGCAATGGCACAAGAATTTAACCTCTAAGCTCTTATCAGCTTTAATAAACAGCacgtaaacattaaaaaaaatagattatagTCTCACAATTatcttatatttacttattcctGAGCAAGTCATATATGTTAAAGGGACCGAAAGGACGGAACGCAggatttttaagtaaaaataataaaatattatttgattcaTGGTGGTGCCAATATGGTGATTAGGCACGTAACATATTTATGGAAGTACAAAAGTTTAAACATATAAAGAAAATAGAGATTCTAATAATATTACGTCGCAAGATGGTGTTGATTTATATGAacagttaatttttattttcaatcagATTtataccatttaaaaatttgtacAGCTTATTTCTTAACATAagacattaataaaattaaattgtatgcCTCTTTAGGCTTTCAAAAATACACTGAAccaaaaaacaatataaataaaaactgatgaTGGAAACACAAACtaactcacaaaaaaaaataaagattagtt
Above is a window of Choristoneura fumiferana chromosome 2, NRCan_CFum_1, whole genome shotgun sequence DNA encoding:
- the Cyp4g15 gene encoding cytochrome P450 4g15; the protein is MSYAAAESVAASSTWAATSLFYMLLVPALILWYAYWRMSRRHMYELAEKIDGPPGLPLIGNALEFTGGSDDIFKNLVNKSMSYDKQGMVKLWIGPRLMVFLYDPRDVELILSSHVLIDKADDYRFFKPWLGNGLLISTGQKWRSHRKLIAPTFHLNVLKSFIDLFNANSRTVVEKLKKESADFDCHDYMSECTVEILLETAMGVSKSTQDQSGFEYAMAVMKMCDILHLRHTKIWLRPEFLFNFTQYAKVQTKLLDTIHGLTKKVILRKKEEFKSGKKTTILEEYHDSSSSSETTVKDTSVEGLSFGQAAGLKDDLDVEDNDVGQKKRLAFLDLLLESSQSGVVISDEEIKEQVDTIMFEGHDTTAAGSSFFLSMMGVHQDIQDKVIEELDQIFGDSDRPATFQDTLEMKYLERCLMETLRMYPPVPIIARHIKQDITLPSNGKKVPAGATVVITTYKLHRRPDVYPNPNKFDPDNFLPERSANRHYYAFVPFSAGPRSCVGRKYAMLKLKIILSTILRNFRVQSDLKESDFKLQADIILKRAEGFKVKLQPRKNFAKAC